Proteins from a single region of Ogataea parapolymorpha DL-1 chromosome IV, whole genome shotgun sequence:
- a CDS encoding tRNA (adenine(58)-N(1))-methyltransferase catalytic subunit TRM61 — MFQHKKTIAEGDLVLAYIGRDNLKPIFVKSGDVLQTKYGNFPHTDMIGKPFGSQVTSAKNVGFIYLLLPTPELWTVSLPHRTQIVYTPDSSYIVQRMNVVGGSRVIEAGTGSGSFTHAFSRTVGPSGRVFSYEFHEQRYLQAKEEFESHKLENVTLTHRDVCNEGFDIDTEIRAQMVFLDLPSPWEAIPHLSRVIAKDQTVGICCFSPCIEQVVKAVEALQECGWTAIEMTEVQAKKWEARKEMVRELDDAIERLRDVKRRQKEGAELKKLPPKRDADGNEKDRGYNPFGKGRRIAEGDESFQWQNVSKTGPELKTHTSYLLFARLVPVLGAEV; from the coding sequence ATGTTCCAACATAAAAAGACCATTGCCGAGGGCGACCTTGTGCTGGCGTATATCGGCCGTGACAACCTGAAGCCCATCTTTGTCAAGAGCGGCGATGTTCTGCAGACAAAATACGGAAACTTCCCGCACACAGACATGATCGGCAAGCCTTTTGGATCGCAAGTGACGTCTGCGAAAAACGTCGGGTTCATCTACCTTCTGCTCCCCACGCCTGAGCTGTGGACCGTCTCGCTCCCGCACAGAACACAGATTGTCTATACGCCCGATTCCTCGTACATTGTTCAGCGAATGAACGTTGTGGGGGGCAGCAGGGTGATTGAGGCAGGTACCGGATCGGGCTCGTTCACGCATGCTTTCAGCAGAACTGTGGGCCCTTCTGGGCGTGTTTTTTCGTACGAGTTCCATGAGCAGAGATATCTCCAGGCCAAAGAGGAGTTTGAGAGCCATAAGCTCGAAAATGTCACGCTCACGCATAGAGACGTCTGTAACGAAGGATTCGACATAGACACGGAGATCAGAGCGCAGatggtgtttctggatcttcCGTCGCCCTGGGAAGCGATACCGCATCTTTCCAGAGTCATTGCAAAGGACCAGACCGTCGGGATCTGCTGTTTCAGTCCCTGCATCGAGCAGGTGGTCAAGGCGGTGGAAGCACTGCAGGAGTGTGGCTGGACCGCGATCGAGATGACCGAGGTGCAGGCAAAAAAATGGGAGGCCCGCAAGGAGATGGTGCGtgagctggacgacgcTATTGAGCGGCTCAGAGACGTGAAAAGACGGCAAAAAGAGGGagcagagctcaagaagctgccaccaaagagaGACGCAGACGGGAACGAAAAAGATCGCGGATACAATCCGTTTGGCAAGGGGAGACGCATTGCTGAGGGAGATGAGAGCTTCCAGTGGCAGAACGTGTCCAAGACCGGACCCGAGCTGAAAACACACACCTCGTACCTGCTCTTTGCTCGCTTGGTGCCCGTGCTCGGTGCAGAGGTgtaa